DNA sequence from the Candidatus Hydrogenedentota bacterium genome:
GCTTCGGCGACGTCAAACGCGCGCAAATACCGAATGCGGCACACCTCGCGGATGTCCGGGTCGGGACTATGATGAATCGTGTCGATGAACGGGCCGTGGCACCCGATCGGCCCCTTAAGCGCATCGACCTGCTTGACCATTCTCTGAAACAGTTTCGTCGAGTCTTTTTCGATGAATTGCGGAAATCCGAACGTCTGAATCTCCGCGCCCACGCCGTACTGCTCCGCGCACCGCAGTTCGTGTTCGTAATCGAGCGCCACCGCCACCATCAGCCGGGCGCGGGGAATTAGCGGCCGTTTACTGCTCGCTTTCTTGTGCGGCATGGGCCTCCTGCTCCTTGCGTTGAATTGCTATCTCGCGGCGAAACTGGGTAACGGCCTTGTTGTGCTCTTCCAGCGTCGTGCTGAACGTATGCGTCTTCCCGTCGGCATTGGACACGAAATAGAGATACTCGACCCGGGCCGGTTGCAGCGCCGCGCGCAGCGAGTCCACCCCTGGACTCGAAATCGGTCCCGGTGGCAGCCCCGCGATGCGATAACTATTGTACGGAGAATCGATTTCCTTATCACTGTTGAGCAGGCGCTGGCCGTACTTGTCCAAGGCAAACTGCAGCGTGCTGTCAAAATCGAGGGTCATGTTCGCCTTGATGCGGTTGTAGATGACCGCGGCCACGATGGGCCGTTCGTCGTTCACGCGCGATTCCTCTTCGACTAAAGAGGCGACGGTGACCACCTCGAACTTGTTCCGCTCGCTCGCCCCGGGAATTTCCGCCATCAGCGCCGCATACTCCTTCTCGAAATGTTCGACCATACGCGCCACGACGTCCTCCGGTGCAGGTTCCTCATCGAAGAAGTACGTGTCGGGCATAAGGAAGCCCTCCAGCGTCGACGCCTGAATGCCGAGCGATTGAATCAGCGCCGTGTCGGACGCGGCGGCGATGAATGCATCCGGTTCCTTGAACTGCTTTGCAGTCTGTTTGATGGTTTGTCCTTCCGCGACCGTCACCTTGAATCGTGCGTCCGCGACGTTCGGCCCTTCCTGCAACATGCGAAGAATTTCGGTGGGGGATAGGCCTTGGGGAACGTCATAGAAGCCCTGCTGAATTGGCTTCTTCACCGTGTCGAGTCGGACGGCGATGCGAAACAGAAGTTCATGATCGACCAGGCCCGCGTTTGTAAGGACCTGTCCCGCCTGGTTCGCCGTGACGCCCGGCGGAATCTCGACGCGCACGGGTTCGCCGGGAGACCCCTTTCCAGTCACATGATCGTAGACGAGATAGACGCCGAACCCCGCCGCCGCTGCCAGGAGGACGGCAAGTACAACGCAGAAGAGAAAAAGCCGTAACAGAATGCGGAGGCACGAGCGCTTTGGTCTTGAATCCTCCGCGGCGTTCGCGCTCACGATTGCTGCGCCTGTTGTTCGCGCGCGCGCCTATCGAGATAAGTCTGGAGAATGCGTTGTGCGGCGATTTTGTCCACCAGTCCCTTACGCGCCTGGCGGCGCACCCCCGCGGCAATGAGTCCGCGTTGCGCCTCCGCCGTGGTGAATCGTTCATCCTGCAACGCAATCTCGATACCAAGGACTTGCCTGAGCAGCTCGACAAACGCAAGCACTTTTTCCGCCTGCGGGCCGGGCTTACCTTCCTTGTTTAACGGAACGCCGACGACGAGCCACTTCGTACCGGTCTCGTCGATCAAGTGCTTGACAGCTTCCGCGTCGGCCTGAGGGGATTTCGCGGTAATCACCGAATGCGGCTGCGCGATGATTCCGAGCGGATCGCTGAGCGCAACGCCGATGCGCACGTCGCCCACGTCCAACGCCATGCAGCGGCCGAGCTCCGCCACGGGCTATCCTATCAACGCCTTCACAATGTCAGGCGCTCTTTCAATCACCTCAGGCAACCTCTCCGGCTGCTTGCCGCCCGCCTGGGCCAGGTGCGGCTGACCGCCGCCGCCGCCGCCGACGATCGGCGCGAGCTGTTTCACGATGTCGCCCGCCCGCACCTTGGATGTAAGGTCTTTCGACACGCCGACGCACAACGAGGCCTTGCCCTCGTTCGCGCTGCCGAGCACAAGCACGCCCGACGGCAACTTTTCGCGCAACTTGTCCATCACCGAGCGCAGCCCCTCGGCGTCGAGGCCGTCGACCTGCACCGCAAGCAACTGCAGGCCGTCAACCTGCTTCACCTGCTGCATGTAATCCGTTTGGCCACCGACCGCCGCCTGTTGTTTCCACTTCGCAAGGTCGCGTTGCAGACGCTTATTCTCGTCCACAAGCGCCTGCACGCGCGCTTCCAGTTGATCCGGAGTGGTCGCCAAAAGTTGCGCCGTACCCTGCAGACTGCGTTCCCGCGCTTGCAGCGTGTCCACGGCCGTTTCACCGCAGACCGCTTCAATGCGACGCACGCCCGCCGAGATGGACGATTCGCTGACGATCTTGAAGTATCCAATGGTTCCTGAGTTTGGCACATGTGTGCCACCGCAGAGTTCCATGCTGATATCGCCGACACTGACCACACGCACGACATCCGCGTACTTCTCGCCAAACAGCGCCATTGCCCCCGCGGCCTTCGCTTCGGTCAGCGGCATCTGTTTGATCGAGACGGGCGTCGCCGTGCGAATGTACTGATTGACCTTGCGCTCGATGTCGAGCAAACGCGCGCCGCCGATCGCCTCAAAATGCGTGAAATCGAAGCGCAACCTCTCGGGTGTGACCAGCGAACCCGCCTGGTGCACGTGATCGCCAAGGATGTCCTGCAGCGCGGCCTGCAAGAGGTGCGTCGCCGTGTGGTGGTTCATCGTCGCCGTGCGCGCGGCGGCGTCCACCTGCGCCTCGACCGTGTCGCCGGCATGCAGTGCGCCTTTGGTCACGCGCGCGAAGTGGCAAATCATCTTGCCGGCCGGCGCTTTCGCCGTGGTAATGTGCGCGCCCCCGCTCACTCCGTCGAGAAAGCCGGTGTCGCCGATTTGTCCACCGGACTCCGCATAAAACGGCGTCGTATCGAGGATGACTTCGCCCTCTTCGTCTAGCGACAAAGAATCGACTCGCACGCCCTTTCTAACAATGGCCTTTATCGTCGCGATGCCATGCATCGTATCGTAACCGGTGAATTTCGTATCGCCCAGTTCGGTATGCAGCACGCGATAAACGGGGGAGAGGGCCTCCTCGCCGCTGCCGGTCCACGCGCTGCGCGCCTGCTCGCGCTGCCGCTGCATCGCCGACTCGAATCCGTCGCGGTCCACCTCGAAGCCGTTGTCGAGCGCGATGTCGGTCGCGAGATCGAGCGGAAATCCGTACGTATCGTGGAGCTTGAACAACTCCTCGCCGGGGACAACCCTGTCGCCCGTTTTTTTCATGCGATCGAACGTGGACGAGAGAATGTCCATCCCGCGCGCGAGCGTGCTCTGGAATCGCTCCTCTTCGGTGAGAATGATCTTGGTGATTTGCGTACGGCCTTCGATGAGTTCCGGATACTGCTGGCCCATGCGATCCACAACCGTCTGCACGACGTCGTGAAGGAACGGTTTCTCAAGCCCGATCTCCCGGCCAAAGCGCGCGGCACGGCGCAACAGTCGGCGCTCTACATAGCCGCGCCCTTCGTTGCTCGGCAACACACCATCGGCAATCATGAACGACAGCGCGCGCGCATGGTCCGCAATGACGCGATAAGGAACCGGGTTCTCCGTATAGGGAATCTTGCTCAACGATTGCGTGGCTTCGATGATGGGGAAGATGCCGTCCGTATCGAAAACCGTTTCCTTGTTCTGCAACAGCGCCGCAAGGCGTTCGAGGCCCATGCCGGTATCGACACCGCGATTCTTCAGTTGCGGACGCGACCCGTCCGGCTGCTGGTCGAACTGCGGAAAAACGTGGTTCCAGTATTCCATGAATCGTTCGCAGTGGTCGCAACCGGGCGCACAGTCCGGTCTGCCGCAGCCGAGGTGTTCACCGCGATCAATGTGCATTTCGGAACACGGCCCGCACGCGCCGGTGTCTCCGGCGGGGCCCCAGAAGTTTTCCTTCGCGCCCAGCCGCACGATCTTTCGCGCGGGGACGCCGACCTCTTTCTCCCAGATTGCGTAGGCCTCGTCGTCGTCCTCAAATACCGACACCCAAATCTTGTCGGCTTCGAGTTTGATGACCTGCGTTGAATACTCCCATCCCCACAGGATGGTCTCGCGTTTGAAATAATCGCCAAACGAGAAGTTCCCCAGCATTTCGAAAAACGTGAGGTGGCGCGCGGTCTTGCCGACTTCGTCGAGGTCGTTCGCTTTGCCCCCGGCGCGCAGGCACTTCTGCGACGTCGTCGCGCGCCGATACGGCACGGGCACTTCGCCCGTATAAAACGGCTTGAACTGCACCATGCCCGCGCTCGTAAATAGCAGGGTCGGGTCGTTGCTCGGGACGATTTTGTCGCTCCGCTCGACCACGTGTCCGCGCTCCCGAAAGAACTCGAGATAACTCGAACGGATATCGTCACTTTTCACCTGAAAACTCCGAAAAAACCGTGAGGAAGACCTGCAAGATCAACACCGTAGTCTATCAAATTCGGTCTGTTTTGGTCAAAGTCCCGCGGAGGTTTTGAGTGCGGAATAATGCCGCGATCCCTATACTGGCGTGGGGCGTTTTTGGCGCGCGAACCGGATGGGCGATCCGATCGGGAGATTCAACGTGGACGGAGAATCGCTTTCGCTTGCGCTGCGCGGCGGCCGGCGCGTGTACGGAACGTGCATTACTTCTATCGCGCCGCATTGGCTGGGAATGGCGTCGGAGCTTCGCCTCGACTTTGCATTTCTCGACACGGAGCACACCCCCATTGATCGCGGCACACTCTCGTGGTTGTGCCGGTATTACCGAGAACTCGGAATCGCGCCAATCGTGAGGATTCCGTCTCCGGACCCCTATCAAGCCTGCTGTGCGTTGGATGGCGGCGCGTCTGGAATTATCGCGCCGTACGTGGAGACAGTCGAACAAGTGCAGTCGCTGCGCGGGGCAGTAAAACTTCGGCCGCTGAAAGGCGATCGC
Encoded proteins:
- the mltG gene encoding endolytic transglycosylase MltG — its product is MSANAAEDSRPKRSCLRILLRLFLFCVVLAVLLAAAAGFGVYLVYDHVTGKGSPGEPVRVEIPPGVTANQAGQVLTNAGLVDHELLFRIAVRLDTVKKPIQQGFYDVPQGLSPTEILRMLQEGPNVADARFKVTVAEGQTIKQTAKQFKEPDAFIAAASDTALIQSLGIQASTLEGFLMPDTYFFDEEPAPEDVVARMVEHFEKEYAALMAEIPGASERNKFEVVTVASLVEEESRVNDERPIVAAVIYNRIKANMTLDFDSTLQFALDKYGQRLLNSDKEIDSPYNSYRIAGLPPGPISSPGVDSLRAALQPARVEYLYFVSNADGKTHTFSTTLEEHNKAVTQFRREIAIQRKEQEAHAAQESEQ
- the alaS gene encoding alanine--tRNA ligase, with amino-acid sequence MKSDDIRSSYLEFFRERGHVVERSDKIVPSNDPTLLFTSAGMVQFKPFYTGEVPVPYRRATTSQKCLRAGGKANDLDEVGKTARHLTFFEMLGNFSFGDYFKRETILWGWEYSTQVIKLEADKIWVSVFEDDDEAYAIWEKEVGVPARKIVRLGAKENFWGPAGDTGACGPCSEMHIDRGEHLGCGRPDCAPGCDHCERFMEYWNHVFPQFDQQPDGSRPQLKNRGVDTGMGLERLAALLQNKETVFDTDGIFPIIEATQSLSKIPYTENPVPYRVIADHARALSFMIADGVLPSNEGRGYVERRLLRRAARFGREIGLEKPFLHDVVQTVVDRMGQQYPELIEGRTQITKIILTEEERFQSTLARGMDILSSTFDRMKKTGDRVVPGEELFKLHDTYGFPLDLATDIALDNGFEVDRDGFESAMQRQREQARSAWTGSGEEALSPVYRVLHTELGDTKFTGYDTMHGIATIKAIVRKGVRVDSLSLDEEGEVILDTTPFYAESGGQIGDTGFLDGVSGGAHITTAKAPAGKMICHFARVTKGALHAGDTVEAQVDAAARTATMNHHTATHLLQAALQDILGDHVHQAGSLVTPERLRFDFTHFEAIGGARLLDIERKVNQYIRTATPVSIKQMPLTEAKAAGAMALFGEKYADVVRVVSVGDISMELCGGTHVPNSGTIGYFKIVSESSISAGVRRIEAVCGETAVDTLQARERSLQGTAQLLATTPDQLEARVQALVDENKRLQRDLAKWKQQAAVGGQTDYMQQVKQVDGLQLLAVQVDGLDAEGLRSVMDKLREKLPSGVLVLGSANEGKASLCVGVSKDLTSKVRAGDIVKQLAPIVGGGGGGQPHLAQAGGKQPERLPEVIERAPDIVKALIG
- the ruvX gene encoding Holliday junction resolvase RuvX, whose amino-acid sequence is MALDVGDVRIGVALSDPLGIIAQPHSVITAKSPQADAEAVKHLIDETGTKWLVVGVPLNKEGKPGPQAEKVLAFVELLRQVLGIEIALQDERFTTAEAQRGLIAAGVRRQARKGLVDKIAAQRILQTYLDRRAREQQAQQS